GGAATGAGTGATTACGGAAGGCTTTGCCACACTGGTTGCATTTGTAGGGTTCCTCTGTGGTGTGACTGCTCTGAGGAACTTGGAATGCTCCGTCCTGACTAAACGATGGCACGTCCTCACTAAACGATGGCACGTCCTCAGGCTTTATTTCGACGGCATGCTGCCTCTTATGAACGATAAAGGCCGACTTATGAGGAAACTCTTCTGCACATTCACTGCATTGGTATGGTTTCTCGcctgtgtgaattctctgatgatcAATgagagctttcttttgattaaaggTCTTCCCACACTGCTGACACAAAAGAGCTTTCTCCACAGTGGGGGCACTCTGGGGCTGACTGTAGTTGGAGGTCTGCCTAAAGTCTTCTCTACATTTGTCTGGATCACAgacctcctcttcctggtgcagtctCATGTGACGAGTGAAGTTTGACCTCCACCTAAATGTTTTCCTACATTTGATGCATTTATAGGGTTTCTCCTGGGTGTGAATCCTTTGATGTTCAAGAATATATGACTTACAGTGGAAGAATTTCCTACACTGGCTACAGTCAAAGAGTTTCTCCCCATTTTGGTCTCTCAAATGATGATCAAACCCTGAGCCACAAGAGAGAGCTTCCTCGTGCTGATAAGATTCAAGAAATTTCTGCTTAGCATGAATTTCCTGGTGCAGGCGGTAGGCAGACATGCGTCGGAAAGCTTTGTCACATAAACTGCATTTATAAGGTTTCAATCCAGTGTGAATTTTCTCATGTCGCACACGGTTTGAGCTCCacctgaaggctttcccacaggCCCTACATTTAAACGGCTTCTCTTGAGTGTGAAGTCGCTGATGACATGCAAGATGGGAGCTATGACTGAAAGTCTTCCCACAGTCACTGCACGTATACAATGTCCCCACCATGTGAAGATTCTGCCCGTGTTGGTGATGAGAACTAAGGCTGAAGTCCTTCCCGTGCGCATCCTTTGCCTTCCCTTTCAGTCCAgcatgaattctctgatgtagGCTAAACCCCCCAATCACGCGTCTGAGCCCTTTCCCATATTCCTTGTAATCACAGTGGTATGAACTCCCTCTGAAGTGTTTGCCATAGCCATGTTTAAGGGACTGCTTTTTTCTGGGTCCTCTCAAACATGTAATATGTTTTAGATGAAGACTATTACTTCTTCCCGATTCTTCACAGTCTTTTCCTGTCCCGTAGCTGGAATTGGTCTCTTCTTTCTTAACTGTCACTTGTATGGGGTTTCCACATTGCTCCTTTAACCTGCTCTTCTGTGCAAAAGATTCTCTGAGCCCTGTTCCCTCAGAAATATTTGCTGCACCATGACATCCTGATGGCATAGCTTCTTCCAAAGGTTCATGTTTTAAGATGAACTTGTCTGTTTTCACATGGAGCTCATTTCCTGacacaaataaaacagaagagaatgtactcttgggagttccctggtggcctagtggttaggattctgggctttcactgccgtggcctgggttcaatccctgttcagggaactgagatcccagaaGCCActaggtgtggccaaaaaaaaaaaaaaaagggggggcttccctggtggcgcagtggttgagagtccgcctgccgatgcaggggacgtgggttcgtgccccggtccgggaggatcccacgtgccgcggagcggctgggcccgtgaaccgtggccgctgggcctgcgcgtccggagcctgtgctccgcagcgggagaggccacagcggtgagaggcccgcgtaccgcaaaaaaaaaaaaaaaaaaaaaaaaaagggaaagagaatgttCTCTTTTCCCATACTTGGAACTGCAGAAAGCACCAAGGAACCAAAAAATGTCATGAACTTAGGTGGTGAGGCTTTTGCCTGACTGCCAATACCTTTACAAAATAGTCAGGGATAAGGCAAAATATGGAAGAGTATTCCAGACGacaggaaagggagaggagaagcaAGACGGGTACGGCAGCTAGCTGTACACATccagtgaaaaacaaaaagggtTGAGAAGCAGGTGTTAAACAgcaagagaggggagaggaatcATGACACAGAGCATGATAGGAAGGTCTCCAAGAGCTGAGAGGTGGGGCTCCTAGGAGGACTGGCTGCAAGGGCTAGAGGTCAAGCCTACCACGGGGGAAGGACCAAGCAAAGAGGAGCAGCAGGAGTGGGATGAGGGTTCCTAGGAGCGGGAAGGGGAGAGCAGCACAGGGCTGAGGAGGAGCATCAGTGAACTGACAAGGACAGTGAAGCCCTCAGTGGGCAAGAGCTGTTACTGAGAGCActgctggggaaggggcaggaccaGAAACCAATGTCTAATAGGCCGGTCTGGAggggagaagcccaggcacccAGTACTTCTTAGCAACACTGCTAAGGATCTTCCTTCCAGTAAACAATGGAGTAAGTTCCCCATGATTTTCTTAGTATAAAAGACCTTAAGAAAGAGGAGAGTAGATGCGGGAGGAGCAAGACCTGGTCAGTTCTCTGGAACTCACCTGCAGGGGCAGCACTTGGACTCCCCTTAGGATGAGCTCCCTGGACATTCAAGCCCCACGGCTCCCTTGCCTCCAACCAGGAGATCAGAGCAGGTTTGGTGAATGGCCCCActgcagaagagaagaaaatgggatGTGAATGGAAGGTAGATGAATCATACAGAACTACTCTCCAGGACCCtctcaggcctgagctcctggtagggaggagggaaagccagggaggcaggtggaggaagTTAGGACAGGAGGCCTAGACAGGAATTTCTGACAGCTCTGAGCAGAGACAAGAGAGGCTGAGAGAAACCACAGACAAAAGGATCGCTAGCATTCTCCAGAGCCACATGACAAGTCAACTAGTTAAATCAGCCAACTTATTTTGGATGCCTAAATGGACTAGGAACTTGACACATATGACTTTTAATCTTTATATTAACTTAGCATGACAGGCATTAAGATTAAGTGATTTGGTTAGTAGTTAGAGAGACCAGGACCTAAACCCAGGTCAGGCCCCTTTCTATGCACCATAATGAAAACTAAGAAGGCAGAAGTAGAGGTAGGTAGAAGCATGGGGATATCAATGCCTTACCCAAAGAAGTCACGTTCCCATAATTCTCTAGCATCACATCCCTGTATAGGTTCCTCTGAGAAGCGTCCAGCCATCCCCACTCATCCTGGGAAAAGGTCACCTCCACATCCTTGAAAGTCACAGCCTCCTGAAAAAACACGGTCCTATGCCTTAGAGCCAGTCCACAACTCCCAGCTTTtaggagggggcaggggaatgAGGCTGGCTCTGAGTTGAGTACAGGATGGATCTGataaaggggaaagagaagatcATCACCCAGCAGAAGAGCTCTGGGCTCCTGGGGGATAATCTGGTCTCTGGGACATGCGTCTCAGGATGTGAGGTCACTGGACAGAAAGACACAGGACAGGCGGGAGCTACAGCTACCCCATGAGGCAGCAACGGTGGGACATCAGGAAGGACCGAAGGTTCTGTGGCTCACCTGAGGCTGGACTGTCACCAGGTCTCCTGAACATCCCTCTCTCTGGGAAAGGGCAGAAACCTGTGCAGCAGGAGGATCTGAAGAAGAAAGAGTCATGAGGGAGGGCAGCCCAGCTCTGGTATCCCACTGAGAAGCCCACTCTTCCCCCCACGTGGAGGACTCCCGGGCCCACAGGCAGGTATGGACTGTTTTAAACACCCATTTCACATTTCCCCGGTGTCTGCTGGGGTCAGGAAGTGGGGGGTACAATGGGAGGAGAAGGTAGGTAGACATGGGTCACAGGATAGAAAGGACACAGAGCTCAAGGCCAGGACAGAAGGGATTCTCCTGAGAGGACAGAGGGTGAAAAGACAACGTTATAGGAAATTTGGGAAGTGTGGCATAGGCTGGGGTCTTAGAGCCAGGCGGCAAGTACCGGGTTGCCCAGCCAGGAAGTCACGCACTCCTATTTCATAGGGAGGCTGCAGGTGGTCCCCCAGAGCCGAGCCGCTCCTGAGAGGTGAAGCAGGGGGCCATATCTGTGCGGCTTGCAGGGCTCCTGTGCCCATCCAATGCACATCTGGGCTCTGGGCAAGGGCTGGGTCCTGGCAAGAAGAAAATGTTGTGAGAGGATCCTCGTGGGAATCAGAAAGCAAACTCACAGAACTGGCCACATGGCCAATCTCTAAAAGGTAGAGGCCCAGGGAGCGGTGAGCTAGGTCCTTTATTACCTACAGGTAGAGGGAAAAGGaggaatagaaagcccagggaggatcccctcacccctccacctccctgggcTCTAATGCGGGCCATGGGGAGACAGGTGAAGCCAGATTCCTGCCTGACATAGGAAAGCAAATGGCAAGTCAGTGACAGCACTGCTGTCAGGCCTCAGGTGCTGCAGGATACCTCCCCACTAGCCCTCAGTCCCCACCCCTGGCCAGGAACttagaaataagaaatttatCCCTGAGAGTTAAACTGATAATGGTTCACAGCAGAGATGCAGTCAGATAACATCTATCAAGTTTCGGGCACTGCTCTAGGTAATGATATGCAAAGTGACCTCGAAGAGGCAGGAAGGCTCCCAGACTATAAACCTGACTAAAATAGCAACACCACTAGAGAGACAATGCTAACTGTGAGGGTCAGCTAtggaatcacagaagaaaaagtctCAGGTGCGAAAACAGGGAGGTACCCATCCAAGCAGAGACCTGGAGAAAGGTGGTCTCTGTGCTGGGACTTCAAACAGTCTTGGTCTCTGGAGGCAAGGCTATCCCTGATGCAAAAGTGAGTATAGGAAGCTACAGCCAGTGAACTTCAGGTTTTTCTGGCCCTGTGGCCAAGACGTTCTCTACACTGATATGGACGAATCTTAGCCTGAGGCCATTAAGTACCTAATACCGAGCTATAGACTGAAGAAGATAAAGTGATCACAGCAATTTATCTCCTGTTCCTCCCAAATCCTACCaaagggagaataaagaaaaaataacaatatggAAGCATAGACAAATGAGTTTAAGGACAAACTTTCTCAGGCCCCTGTTTCTCAAATTTTGGTAATTTTGATAAACTATAATTTATATGCATCTTGagcatttctgttcattttttagaATCTGGTAGGCTTTTTTCCaggctctgttttttgttttctaatttctaacTAGCTTTCAACCAGGTAGGCCCTTTCCGCTCATTTGGCAATGTTTTCATGGATTTTTAAACCACACACCTAGCTCTCGACTGACTTGAATATACCCAAGCCACAATTTTGTACCTACTATGTACCTTATTTGCTTTAAAAGTTATCTTTAGGTCATTTTGAACAACTCATGGTTTtggtaaaaattataaatgttcttttagattttaaaaaatagtacccAATGTTGGGCAAAAGGTTTTCTTGTTTAATATTTGTTATCATTTATTGCTGGTAGACAATGTTCAATGttttaattgatttaatttttatattaaatttaggGGAGAAGTATGTCAAATATGTTTCAGAAATCTTAAAAGTAACTTTCATTTATGCATGAATCATCATGTAGAATTACACatactttataaaattttttaaaagcctacaaaaatgataaatgctctttaaaaaaaaaaaaacctcaaaggtATGGAGAAGTATTGAAAGGCTGGCCTGAGTGGGGCAGAGGGGCACGCAGAGTGCACTTTAACTGACCCACTGCTCTACTGCCTGCACTGGGACTGTCAGCTCTGTTTCCTAGCACCAAGCCCAGGGCtgggcacatggtaggcactcaaataTGTAACGAACAAATTCTCACCGTTAGAtcagttttccattttgttttcaaaaactgaggctctgaaggTACCACAATGTTGGCAAGAACACCAAGGTTGTGGAATGCAGTCTAAAATTGTGATCTTCCAATTTCCTAGCCCTGGGCTGCCCCTCACCACTCTTCTTCCCCATCTCCCCCGCAAAGAACAAATCCTCAAAAGTTTACTGAGAAAGAAGTAACATGGTTTGTGTAGACTGCTCTTCTAGGTCTCAAGATGTACTTAGAAGCCAAGGATCCTGACACTAATTCCCCCGTGTACGAGCAAGAGATACCACCCCCACTTTACAGGTTAGTACAAGTCAAGTTAGGTATGTGGAGATGTACTTTATGCACTGTTAAGTCAATGTGTCCAAAACCTCATTACTGTTTATGGATACTTGCAGACCCTCTTCTTCCTGGAGCTTATATTCCTCTGGGAAAGAGGGAAGGGCTGCCTGCTAAATGGTCCTTTGCTTAGGGTCGAGTTCTTAGCTGCTCAGGTGCCATGGGAATGAGAAGGGAAGACCTCCCCTGAATTCTTCCGTGTTGAAGGTTCAGaggcccacccccccacccacaaGCAGGCTCACGAGCAGGCAGAGTTCACTGGGCACCGCACGCTTGCTCACACTCACCCTCCATGGTGTCCCATAGAAGTCCCTCTGTAGCTCTTCCAGCAAGGCCACAACGTCCCCACCACTCTCAGGGTGATGCAGCTGCACCCAGGTCCGAAGCTCCCCTGGCAGGATGCTCAGGAACTGCTCCAGGACCAGCAGCTCCAGAATCTGGGCCTTTGAAAGAACATCTGGCCTCAGCCACCAGCGGCAGAGCTCCCGGAGCCGGCTCAGAGTCTCTAGAGGCCCAGAAGACTCATGGTAGCGAAGCTGTCTGAAGAGCTGGCGGAACAGCTCCTGGCCAGGACGATTGAGTGTCTGTGGTCTGGCAGCTGGCACTGAAGTGTAGCTttcatcctcttcttccttctttatcATCTGAAGGCGTCCTCGCTCCCTTGAAGCCTTGGCCTGAGCTGGATGGACAGCATACCACCTGCCTGGAGGCATCACTCCTGTTCAAGGTCTACCCACCAGAGTGCAAGCAAGTCTGCGTTAGTTGTATGTATCACTGCTGGGCCCTCGGGAGTATCTTTTCAGCACTGCTGGGGACAATGCCATTTGCTGGGACATCAGAAGTCGCTGGCAAGAGACTGAAATAACCAACATTACTGTTCAGGAGGGATGTGAGAAGGATGGTGCAAAGTAGATGCTGTTAGTTAGGATCATCTTTAGATTTCTGAGAAAAGGACTCATGAACATTTGCACAGTGGAGCCTGTCAGGATCAAGCAGACCAGGAAAAGGGATCATatgtgtggttaccagaggcagggctCGCGGGTActagatgaaggcagtcaaaggtacaaaattccagttataagataaataagtactagggatgtaatgtacaacttgataaatataattaacactgttgtacattatatataaaaattgttaagatgaaaatcctaagaattttcatcacaagaaaaaaattttttttacaagaaaaaatttttttctatttctttaattttgtatctaaatgagatggatgttcactaaacttattgtgataatcatttcatgatgtatgtaagtcaaatcattatgctgtccacattaaacttatacagtgttgtataccaattatatctcaaaaaaactagaagaaaattttttttactttaaaaaaaaatcagtggtattTCTACAtagtaaaaatgaacaaaccaaaaataaaattaagaaaacaattccatctacaatcacatgaaaaagaataaaatacttaggaatgaatttaacaaaataagaacaaaacttatactatgaaaactacaaaacactgttagaagaaattaaaactttaaataaatggaaagacattcgtTGTTCACGGATCAGAAGACAAAAcattgttaagatgacaatactGTCCAAATTTATCCATAGATTCAAAAAAATCCCTATCAGAATCCCAGCtggcttctttgtagaaattgaaaAGCTGATCCTAACATATGGAAACTCAAGAGACCCACATAATACACaacacaatcttgaaaaagaataagctggaagagagggaagagatcaagatggcagagtagaaaaaagatggcagagtaggaggacaatGAGCTCATATCCCcaagaacacatcaaaaatacatctatgggacttccctggtggtccagtggctaagactctgagctcccaatgcagggggcccaggttcaatccctggtcagggaactagataccacctgctgcaaccaagagttcacttgctgcaactaaaagatcccacatgccacaatcgAAGATCCCACACTAGGCAATTAAGacctggtacagccaaataaataaataaatatttttttaaaaaacacatctcCATGTGGAGCAATTCTTACTAAAAACAAGCTGGAGATGGGCAGAAAAActcttctacaaccaaggctataaagaaagatcCACAAGGAGTAgggcaggaagagaggagaagaaattATGTTGGGACCTAAGCCGAgaggaggggacacagaagagggGGATAATCATGGGCTCACAGATCCTCACTGGGGAATGAGGGGTTCAAACCACATATTGGGCACCCCAGATCTGGAGTCCAACACCAGGAAGACGAGTCCCTTTGGctgctttgaaaaccagtgggacttACAGGAGGGCTCCACTCGTGAACAGCATGCACACTGCCGGAAACAAAGTAAAGGAAGTAAAGGAAGCAGACTGAAACCACCCGGGGCACTGGCTGGTTTCCTGCGACCACCCCAGCAAGCAACCTGGCCCACAGCAAGCACCCACTCCAGTCCCTCTAACTCTGGTGTAGCTCCCCACTAGGGTGAAGGCTGCCATTGCTAAGGAGAGTGCACACTTGGGCAACAGACCTGACACTGCATCTGAGGGTGGCTATTGCTGGAGATGCAGAGGCAGCAGACTGGGCAAGGGTGGCAAGGGTGCCAgtcctgggagggaggagagcacatacttaaaagaaacagaacaggCTTGGACCCGACCCTCAGGGCTTTTGCTCCAGCAACTTGAGACACACCCTTGCTCCCAATAGGGTGGTGTTGGCTATTGAGCATAGGAGAAGCTCTGGCTCACACCTGGCTCTAGCTCTaacccctccatctccagccccacctcccactaAGGTGAGAGCTGTGAGCACACCCTGGGGGAAGGTGTGACTCATGCTCACGTCAGATCCAGTTCTcgcaccaaagccactgggcacacacaGATTGTATAGGAATGCTCTCACGCAAGGACACCCCTTCAAGATTGGGACAGGTAActtgtttcacctaatttcacagaaacacaaaaagttaagtaaaatgagaagacagaagagtCTGTCTCACATGAAAGAACCAGATAAatcccctaaaaaaaaaaactaatgaaagagaaataaataatttagcaGATAGAGAGTTCTAAGCATCAGTAATAAGAATGGTAActaaattagggaaaagaatagataaacacagtgagaattttaaaaaggaactagaaaatgtaCAAAAGAACCAGTCagtaatgaaaaatacaataactgaaatgaaaaacacactaggaggaattaacagcagactagcTGATAGAAAGGAATGCACAAGTGATCTGGAAGGTAGAATAatagaaatcacccaatcagaacagcaaagaaaaaaccagattttttttaaaaatgagaacagttttagAGACCTCTGAAACAATATCAAGCAtatcaacattcacattataggggttccaggagaagagacagaaaaaaggatTGAAAAGGTATCTGATGAaattatgactgaaaacttcccgaacctgaagaaggaagcagatatccaggtacaggaagttcagagagtcccaaacaagatgaacccaaagagacccacaccaagaaatgttataattaaaatggcaaaaatgaaggataaagagaattctaaaggcagcaagagaaaaacaaagagtcatatataCAGGAACCCCTATAAGGCTATCAGcaaatttttctgcagaaactttgcatgccagaggggagtggcatgatatatttacagtattaaaggggaaaaacctacaacctagtACACTTTAACCaacaaggttatcattcagaattgatggaaagataaagaacttctcacacaagcaaaaaactaaaagagttcatcaatactaaacaggccctaaaagaaatgttaaagagtcttctctaagtggaaaagaataggctacaataaaaagtaaaaatttataggaaaggggacttccctggtggtgcagtggttaagaatctacctgccaatgcaggggacatgggttcgagccctggcccaggaagatcccacatgccgcggagcaactaagcccgtgcgccacaattactgagcctgtgctctagagcccatgaaccacaaccactgagcccatgtgctacaactactgaagcccacatgcctagagcccgtgccccacaacaagagaagttacagcaatgagaagcccgggcactgcaacaaagagtagtccccactcaccacaactagagaaaggctgtgcgcagcaacgaagacccaatgcagccaaaaataaattttaaaatacatatataggaaaggaaaaaccccactagtaaaggcaaatatatagtaaaggctgaggatcaaccacttaaataagctagcacaaagattaaaagacaaaaattgtaaaatcaactgtAACTACAGTAAACAGTTAAGGGAGAAACATGgatgtaaaatatgaaatcaaaaaatgtgggggaggggaatgaaaaatataaatcgtttagaatgtattttgaacttaaatgattatcagtttaaaacaagtagatatagttacaggtcaacatatatgaaccccatgataaccacaaatcaataaactataatagatatacaaatactagaaagaaaggaacacaaggatactactaaagaaaatcatcaaaccacaaaggaagaaatgaacagaagaatagaacaaagaagaactacaaaaaacaagaaaacaagttaacaaaatggcaaaaagtatatacttatcaataatcactttaaatgtcaatggactaaatgctccaatcgaAAGACAAAAGGTGGCTAAttgaatataaaaacaagatccatctatatgctgcctataagagactcatttCACAGCTAAAGACaccacagactgaaaatgaggggatggaaaaagatatttcaagcaaGTGGAGACGACAAGAAAGCTGAGgcagctatactcatatcagacaaagtagactttaaaacaatgtCTATAACGAATGACAAAGACGGACATTACACAATAATAAAGgaaatcaatacaagaagaagatatgtgggaattccctggcagtccagtggttaggactttcacTGCCGatggcgtgggttcaatccctggtcaggaaactacaATCACGCAAGCCacacggcgcagccaaaaaaaaaaaaagatataacattCATTCGTTAACATATATGTACCCAATATATGACCACCTAAAtacaaaaagcaaatattaacagacataaagggagaaattgacagtaatacaataacagtaggggactttaacaccccacttacatcaatgggcagatcatctAGACATAAAATCAACAAAGAGTGgtattaaatgacacattagaccaactggacttaatagatatctatagTACATTCCATCAAAACcaacacaatacacattcttttcaagtgtacatggaacattctccaggatagatcacatgctaaaCCACGAAAcactcttaacaaatttaagaggacagaaagtatatcaagcattttttccaatcacaatgatatgaaactagaaatcaattacaagaagaaaaatgggaaaaatacaaacatgtggagactaaacatgctactaaaaaaccaatgggtcaaagaagaaatcaaagagaacatCTGAAAGtaccttgagacaaataaaaataaaaacacaactttccgAAATCTATGAGACACAGATAAAGCAgttgtttatagcaatacaggcctatctcaagaaacaagaaaatactcAAACAACCAAACTtaccacctaaaggaattagaaaaagaagaataaatgaagcccaaaatcagcagaagaaaagaaataataataaagaccagagagaaaataaataaaattgagatttaaaacaacagaaaagatcaataaaactaagaactgtctgggtttttttctgaaaagataaacaaaactgataagccTTTAACCAGGCTCTgtaacaaaaaaagggaaaagacccaagaaaacaaaataataaatgaaagaggagaaactaCAACTGGTATCACAGAGATGCAAAAAAAtcctaagagaatactacaaaaagttacatgccaacaaactggacaacctagaagaaatggataaatttctagaaacctACACTCTTCCAAGGCCGAATCAtaaacagacaatctgaacaaACCAATCGCTAGtagtgaaattaaattagaaatcaaaaaactcccaacaaacaaaatctcgggactggatggcttcacaggggaattctaccaaacatataaagaagagctaatacctattcCTCTCAAACttttgaagaggagagaacactcccaaattcattgtacaatgccaacattaccctgataccaaaaccagacaaagacactaccaaaaagggaaaattacaggccagtatctctgatgaacctagacacaaaaatcctcaacaaaatatgagcaaaccaaattcaacaatatataaaaaggatcacacaccatgatcaaatgggatttattccagggatgcaaggatggctcaacatccgtaaatcaataaatgagatacaccacattaacaaaataaagaataaaaaccacatgatctcaatagatgcagaaacagcatctgacaaaatttaaatccattcatgataaaaattcccTTCAAAGTTGGCTTACAGGGAAatatctcaacataacaaaggccatttatgacataCCCAGAGCTAATGCCATAGGATAAAAAGCTCAAAGTTTTCCCTcgaaaatcaggaacaagacaaggatgcccactcttgccacttttacttaacatagtattggaaatcctagccacagtaatcagacaagaaaaaaaaataaaaggcaaccaaactggaagggaagaagtaaaaatgtccctatttgcagatgacataatactatatatagaaaaccctaaagtctccaaagcttccaccaaaaaactgttagactaaattaattcagtaaggttgcaggatacaatattaatatatacaaatcTATTGCTTTTCTATTTACTTGTAATgaagaatcagaaagaaaatacaagaaaacaacCTtacttaaaattgcatcaaaaggaataaaatacctaggaataaacttatccagggaggtgaaagacctatatactctgaaaactataaaacattattgaggaacttccctggtggtgcagtgattaagaatccgcctgccaatgcaggtgacacgggttcaagccctggtctgg
This genomic interval from Lagenorhynchus albirostris chromosome 10, mLagAlb1.1, whole genome shotgun sequence contains the following:
- the ZNF445 gene encoding zinc finger protein 445 encodes the protein MPPGRWYAVHPAQAKASRERGRLQMIKKEEEDESYTSVPAARPQTLNRPGQELFRQLFRQLRYHESSGPLETLSRLRELCRWWLRPDVLSKAQILELLVLEQFLSILPGELRTWVQLHHPESGGDVVALLEELQRDFYGTPWRDPALAQSPDVHWMGTGALQAAQIWPPASPLRSGSALGDHLQPPYEIGVRDFLAGQPDPPAAQVSALSQREGCSGDLVTVQPQEAVTFKDVEVTFSQDEWGWLDASQRNLYRDVMLENYGNVTSLVGPFTKPALISWLEAREPWGLNVQGAHPKGSPSAAPAGNELHVKTDKFILKHEPLEEAMPSGCHGAANISEGTGLRESFAQKSRLKEQCGNPIQVTVKKEETNSSYGTGKDCEESGRSNSLHLKHITCLRGPRKKQSLKHGYGKHFRGSSYHCDYKEYGKGLRRVIGGFSLHQRIHAGLKGKAKDAHGKDFSLSSHHQHGQNLHMVGTLYTCSDCGKTFSHSSHLACHQRLHTQEKPFKCRACGKAFRWSSNRVRHEKIHTGLKPYKCSLCDKAFRRMSAYRLHQEIHAKQKFLESYQHEEALSCGSGFDHHLRDQNGEKLFDCSQCRKFFHCKSYILEHQRIHTQEKPYKCIKCRKTFRWRSNFTRHMRLHQEEEVCDPDKCREDFRQTSNYSQPQSAPTVEKALLCQQCGKTFNQKKALIDHQRIHTGEKPYQCSECAEEFPHKSAFIVHKRQHAVEIKPEDVPSFSEDVPSFSQDGAFQVPQSSHTTEEPYKCNQCGKAFRNHSFLLIHQRVHTREKPYKCRECGKSFRWSSNLSRHQRVHSLGKPYEYHESEDAPNLQSQILTGAKPFWCQECGKSFTRKRSLLDHKGIHSGEKRYKCNLCGKSYDRNYRLVNHQRNHTKERPFKCQWCGKDFIGRHTLCIHQRKHTRVAQSECSVAGLSSRQDTGVSLQELKPSEEKKPLEDCEKTCDQNSGLTGLQDIPTGGKCHKCTTCGKTFSKSSQLISHKRFHTRERPFKCKECGKTFRWSSNLARHMKNHTRD